A stretch of Triticum aestivum cultivar Chinese Spring chromosome 1D, IWGSC CS RefSeq v2.1, whole genome shotgun sequence DNA encodes these proteins:
- the LOC123183342 gene encoding phosphoglucan phosphatase LSF1, chloroplastic isoform X1, with protein sequence MALSLMPPSSIALLTPRGRVRVGPAAPPPPPASSVRAASSSRRRNGGRRRGLAVVAASEGGQEEEEEEGPTAAAGRMNLNEYMVAVDRPLGLRFALAVDGRVFVHSLKRGGNAEKSRIIMVGDTLKKAGTDHNEGLVRIKDLGDTEMVLNQESGPCNLVLERPVAPYPIHQLHQNEDYHILFNRGRVSLPTWNSAMLSSKLNKSSPGNGKSGFAVFSPRLLSSQGWALLSSEKDGLNRRSTNLANWMSEIVGFYSDEDDMDAEWAHGSFPLEEYIKALDRAKGELYYNHSLGMQYSKITEQIYVGSCIQTQKDVKMLSETVGITAVLNFQSESERINWGINSEAINDSCRQNNILMINYPIREVDSMDLRKKLPFCVGLLLRLIRKNYRIYVTCTTGYDRSPACVIAYLHWVQDTPLHIAHKFITGLHSCRPDRAAIVWATWDLIALVENGRHDGTPTHSVCFVWNNGREGEDVELVGDFTSNWKDKLKCNHKGGSRYEAEVRLRHGKYYYKFIVGGNWRHSSLLPSETDEHGNVNNVIRVGDIARIRPAPSQLQIKDPSVVKVIERALTEDERFSLAFAARLMAFAICPIRLAPKQ encoded by the exons ATGGCGCTCAGCCTCATGCCCCCTTCAAGCATTGCCCTCCTCACCCCACGGGGTCGCGTCAGAGTCGGGccagcggcgccgccgccgccgccggcgtccaGCGTCCGCGCCGCCTCCTCTTCCAGAAGGCGCAatggtgggaggaggagggggctggcCGTCGTGGCGGCCTCGGAgggcggccaggaggaggaggaggaggaggggcccacggcggcggcggggaggatgaACCTCAACGAGTACATGGTCGCCGTCGACCGCCCGCTCGGCCTCCGCTTCGCGCTCGCCGTCGACGGCCGCGTCTTCGTGCACTCTCTCAAGAGAGGG ggaAATGCGGAGAAGTCGCGGATCATAATGGTTGGGGACACTCTCAAGAAGGCAGGCACTGACCACAATGAGGGTCTTGTTCGCATAAAAGACCTAGGTGACACGGA GATGGTTCTAAACCAAGAGTCAGGACCATGCAATCTTGTCCTTGAAAGGCCAGTTGCGCCTTATCCAATACACCAGTTGCATCAAAATGAAGATTATCATATCCTATTTAACAGAGGGAGGGTTTCTCTTCCGACCTGGAATAGTGCTATGTTGTCCTCAAAGCTGAATAAATCATCTCCAGGAAATGGGAAATCTGGTTTTGCTGTATTTTCCCCAAGGCTACTAAGTTCCCAAGGATGGGCGCTTTTATCTAGTGAGAAAGACGGACTCAATAGGAGGAGTACGAACCTTGCAAATTGGATGAGTGAGATTGTTGGCTTTTACTCTGATGAGGATGACATGGATGCTGAATGGGCACATGGTAGTTTTCCTTTGGAGGAGTACATTAAAGCCCTAGACCGTGCTAAAGGTGAACTGTACTATAATCATTCACTTGGTATGCAATACAGCAAG ATTACTGAGCAAATATATGTTGGATCATGCATACAAACACAAAAGGATGTGAAGATGTTATCAGAGACGGTG GGTATTACTGCTGTCCTGAATTTCCAAAGTGAAAGTGAGCGCATTAATTGGGGAATAAATTCTGAGGCAATCAACGATTCTTGTCGTCAGAACAACATCTTGATGATTAACTACCCTATCCG AGAGGTTGATTCCATGGACCTGAGAAAGAAGCTTCCTTTTTGTGTTGGTCTTCTTTTGCGCCTAATAAGGAAGAACTACCGTATATATGTGACTTGTACCACTGGATATGATAGATCACCAGCATGTGTGATTGCATATCTACATTGGGTTCAAGATACACCTCTTCATATTGCTCACAAGTTCATCACTGGGTTGCATTCATGTAGACCTGACAG AGCTGCAATTGTTTGGGCAACTTGGGATCTCATTGCATTAGTTGAAAATGGAAGACATGATGGCACTCCTACACATTCAGTGTGCTTTGTTTGGAACAATGGTCGGGAG GGTGAGGACGTGGAATTGGTGGGGGATTTTACAAGTAACTGGAAAGACAAATTAAAGTGTAACCACAAGGGCGGATCCAGATATGAAGCTGAGGTTCGACTTCGACATGGAAA GTACTACTACAAGTTCATAGTTGGGGGTAATTGGAGGCACTCGAGTTTGTTGCCGTCAGAGACAGATGAACACGGAAACGTCAACAATGTGATCAGAGTCGGTGACATCGCCCGGATTCGTCCTGCTCCCAGCCAATTGCAGATAAAG GATCCATCTGTTGTTAAGGTGATAGAGAGGGCACTGACTGAGGATGAGCGGTTTTCGCTGGCGTTTGCGGCACGCCTCATGG
- the LOC123183342 gene encoding phosphoglucan phosphatase LSF1, chloroplastic isoform X2, with the protein MVLNQESGPCNLVLERPVAPYPIHQLHQNEDYHILFNRGRVSLPTWNSAMLSSKLNKSSPGNGKSGFAVFSPRLLSSQGWALLSSEKDGLNRRSTNLANWMSEIVGFYSDEDDMDAEWAHGSFPLEEYIKALDRAKGELYYNHSLGMQYSKITEQIYVGSCIQTQKDVKMLSETVGITAVLNFQSESERINWGINSEAINDSCRQNNILMINYPIREVDSMDLRKKLPFCVGLLLRLIRKNYRIYVTCTTGYDRSPACVIAYLHWVQDTPLHIAHKFITGLHSCRPDRAAIVWATWDLIALVENGRHDGTPTHSVCFVWNNGREGEDVELVGDFTSNWKDKLKCNHKGGSRYEAEVRLRHGKYYYKFIVGGNWRHSSLLPSETDEHGNVNNVIRVGDIARIRPAPSQLQIKDPSVVKVIERALTEDERFSLAFAARLMAFAICPIRLAPKQ; encoded by the exons ATGGTTCTAAACCAAGAGTCAGGACCATGCAATCTTGTCCTTGAAAGGCCAGTTGCGCCTTATCCAATACACCAGTTGCATCAAAATGAAGATTATCATATCCTATTTAACAGAGGGAGGGTTTCTCTTCCGACCTGGAATAGTGCTATGTTGTCCTCAAAGCTGAATAAATCATCTCCAGGAAATGGGAAATCTGGTTTTGCTGTATTTTCCCCAAGGCTACTAAGTTCCCAAGGATGGGCGCTTTTATCTAGTGAGAAAGACGGACTCAATAGGAGGAGTACGAACCTTGCAAATTGGATGAGTGAGATTGTTGGCTTTTACTCTGATGAGGATGACATGGATGCTGAATGGGCACATGGTAGTTTTCCTTTGGAGGAGTACATTAAAGCCCTAGACCGTGCTAAAGGTGAACTGTACTATAATCATTCACTTGGTATGCAATACAGCAAG ATTACTGAGCAAATATATGTTGGATCATGCATACAAACACAAAAGGATGTGAAGATGTTATCAGAGACGGTG GGTATTACTGCTGTCCTGAATTTCCAAAGTGAAAGTGAGCGCATTAATTGGGGAATAAATTCTGAGGCAATCAACGATTCTTGTCGTCAGAACAACATCTTGATGATTAACTACCCTATCCG AGAGGTTGATTCCATGGACCTGAGAAAGAAGCTTCCTTTTTGTGTTGGTCTTCTTTTGCGCCTAATAAGGAAGAACTACCGTATATATGTGACTTGTACCACTGGATATGATAGATCACCAGCATGTGTGATTGCATATCTACATTGGGTTCAAGATACACCTCTTCATATTGCTCACAAGTTCATCACTGGGTTGCATTCATGTAGACCTGACAG AGCTGCAATTGTTTGGGCAACTTGGGATCTCATTGCATTAGTTGAAAATGGAAGACATGATGGCACTCCTACACATTCAGTGTGCTTTGTTTGGAACAATGGTCGGGAG GGTGAGGACGTGGAATTGGTGGGGGATTTTACAAGTAACTGGAAAGACAAATTAAAGTGTAACCACAAGGGCGGATCCAGATATGAAGCTGAGGTTCGACTTCGACATGGAAA GTACTACTACAAGTTCATAGTTGGGGGTAATTGGAGGCACTCGAGTTTGTTGCCGTCAGAGACAGATGAACACGGAAACGTCAACAATGTGATCAGAGTCGGTGACATCGCCCGGATTCGTCCTGCTCCCAGCCAATTGCAGATAAAG GATCCATCTGTTGTTAAGGTGATAGAGAGGGCACTGACTGAGGATGAGCGGTTTTCGCTGGCGTTTGCGGCACGCCTCATGG